One genomic window of Paraburkholderia phytofirmans PsJN includes the following:
- a CDS encoding tartrate dehydrogenase, translated as MKTYRIATIPGDGIGKEVVPAGRRVLEAIAGSGDAFGFEFENFDWGGDYYREHGVMMPADGLDAIRHKDAILFGSAGDPDIPDHVTLWGLRLKICQGFDQYANVRPTRILPGIDAPLKRCGPEDLDWVIVRENSEGEYAGVGGRAHQGHPIEVATDVSMMTRAGVERILRFAFQLAQSRPRKLLTVITKSNAQRHAMVMWDEIAVQVSKEFPDVRWDKELVDAATARMVNRPATLDTIVATNLHADILSDLAAALAGSLGIAPTANLDPERRYPSMFEPIHGSAFDIMGKGLANPVGTFWSVVMMLEHLGEHAAAQQLMAAIERVTADPSLHTGDLGGTATTARVTDAVCAILAAASPTDASTSARAEPVASVKAA; from the coding sequence ATGAAGACCTATCGCATCGCAACCATTCCCGGCGACGGCATCGGCAAGGAAGTCGTACCCGCTGGCCGGCGCGTTCTGGAAGCCATCGCCGGGAGCGGCGACGCTTTCGGTTTCGAGTTCGAGAATTTCGACTGGGGCGGCGACTATTACCGCGAGCATGGCGTGATGATGCCGGCCGACGGACTCGATGCGATTCGTCACAAGGATGCGATTCTGTTCGGCTCGGCGGGCGACCCGGATATTCCCGACCACGTGACGCTGTGGGGGCTGCGCCTGAAAATCTGCCAGGGCTTCGACCAGTACGCGAACGTGCGCCCCACGCGCATCCTGCCCGGCATCGACGCACCGCTGAAGCGCTGCGGACCGGAGGATCTCGACTGGGTGATCGTGCGCGAGAACTCGGAAGGCGAATATGCCGGCGTAGGCGGCCGCGCGCACCAAGGCCATCCGATCGAAGTCGCCACCGACGTTTCGATGATGACCCGCGCGGGCGTCGAACGCATTCTGCGTTTCGCGTTCCAGCTCGCGCAATCGCGGCCCCGCAAGCTGCTTACCGTGATCACCAAGAGCAACGCGCAGCGTCACGCCATGGTCATGTGGGACGAGATCGCCGTGCAGGTCTCGAAGGAGTTCCCGGACGTGCGCTGGGACAAGGAACTCGTCGACGCCGCCACCGCGCGCATGGTCAACCGGCCGGCCACGCTCGACACGATCGTCGCCACCAATCTGCACGCCGATATTCTCAGCGACCTGGCCGCGGCGCTGGCCGGCAGTCTCGGCATCGCGCCGACCGCCAATCTCGACCCCGAACGTCGCTATCCGTCCATGTTCGAGCCGATTCATGGCTCCGCATTCGACATCATGGGCAAGGGTCTCGCGAATCCGGTCGGCACTTTCTGGTCGGTGGTGATGATGCTGGAGCATCTCGGCGAGCACGCCGCCGCACAGCAATTGATGGCGGCAATCGAGCGCGTCACGGCGGACCCGTCGCTGCACACGGGCGACCTGGGCGGCACGGCCACGACCGCGCGGGTGACCGATGCCGTGTGCGCGATCCTGGCGGCGGCCTCGCCGACCGATGCGTCTACCTCTGCACGAGCCGAACCGGTGGCGAGCGTCAAGGCCGCCTGA
- a CDS encoding long-chain fatty acid--CoA ligase, whose amino-acid sequence MNERHHPHWPPQLPLHLTLPETNLFYNAEVSAARYPNKPFIVFYDTAITFAEFKDEAERIAGFLQQECRVKAGDRVLLYMQNSPQWIIAYYGILRANAVAVPVNPMNMTGELAHYVEDSGATTIIAPQCLFSNVEPLIGSGPGKGVEHAIVATYSDYLKKTSPIPVPEFIAASRKTFAIAGVTSWQEVLDRHIAPGPLTAGPDDLCVMPYTSGTTGKPKGCMHTHRSVMSTALGGCVWFSSPPDGVYLSVLPLFHVTGMQGGMNSAVFSGTTIVLLPRWDREAAALCMQKYRVTAWQSISTMMVDFLSNPKLDEYDLSSLTGTRGGGAAMPDAIARKLKALTGLDYVEGYGMTETIAGTHINPPHRPKPQCLGIPVFDVDSRVIDPVSLEELPQGETGEIVTHAPQVMQGYWRNPKATAEVFIELDGKRFLRTGDLGHIDEDGYFFMTDRLKRMINASGYKVWPAEVEALMYRHPAIHEVCVIGVKDEKRGETVKALVVPDAAHAGTITAQEIIDWAHEQMAAYKAPRIVEFVASLPKSGSGKILWRTLQEQDAARVAGSRDSSA is encoded by the coding sequence ATGAACGAACGCCATCACCCGCATTGGCCGCCGCAACTGCCACTGCACTTGACGCTGCCCGAGACCAATCTCTTCTACAACGCCGAAGTCTCGGCGGCGCGCTACCCGAATAAGCCGTTCATCGTCTTCTACGACACGGCGATCACGTTCGCCGAGTTCAAGGACGAAGCCGAACGGATAGCGGGTTTCCTGCAACAGGAGTGTCGGGTCAAGGCCGGCGACCGCGTGCTGCTGTATATGCAGAACAGCCCGCAATGGATCATCGCTTACTACGGCATCCTGCGGGCGAACGCGGTGGCGGTGCCGGTCAATCCGATGAACATGACGGGCGAATTGGCGCATTACGTCGAGGACAGCGGCGCGACCACGATCATCGCGCCGCAATGCCTGTTCTCGAATGTCGAGCCGTTGATCGGCAGCGGACCAGGAAAGGGCGTCGAGCACGCAATCGTCGCGACGTATAGCGATTATCTGAAGAAAACCTCGCCGATTCCCGTGCCTGAATTCATCGCCGCGTCACGCAAGACGTTCGCGATTGCCGGCGTCACGTCCTGGCAGGAAGTGCTCGATCGGCACATTGCGCCGGGGCCGCTCACCGCCGGTCCCGACGATCTGTGCGTGATGCCTTACACGTCGGGCACCACCGGCAAGCCCAAAGGCTGCATGCATACGCACCGCAGCGTGATGAGCACGGCGCTGGGCGGCTGCGTCTGGTTCTCGTCGCCGCCGGACGGCGTTTATCTATCCGTGCTGCCGCTCTTTCACGTGACCGGCATGCAAGGCGGCATGAACAGCGCGGTCTTTTCCGGTACGACCATCGTGCTGTTGCCGCGCTGGGACCGCGAGGCCGCCGCGCTATGCATGCAGAAATATCGCGTCACCGCATGGCAGTCCATCTCGACGATGATGGTCGATTTCCTCTCGAACCCGAAGCTCGACGAATACGATCTGTCGAGCCTCACCGGCACGCGCGGCGGCGGCGCGGCGATGCCGGACGCGATTGCCAGAAAGCTCAAGGCGCTGACCGGACTCGACTATGTCGAAGGCTACGGCATGACGGAGACGATTGCCGGCACGCACATCAATCCGCCGCATCGTCCGAAGCCGCAGTGCCTCGGCATTCCCGTGTTCGACGTGGACTCGCGCGTGATCGATCCGGTCTCGCTGGAGGAACTGCCGCAAGGCGAAACCGGCGAGATTGTCACTCACGCGCCGCAAGTCATGCAGGGCTACTGGAGAAATCCGAAGGCGACGGCGGAAGTCTTCATCGAACTCGACGGCAAGCGGTTTCTGCGAACCGGCGATCTCGGCCATATCGACGAAGACGGTTATTTCTTCATGACCGACCGTCTCAAACGCATGATCAACGCGTCCGGTTACAAGGTATGGCCGGCTGAAGTCGAGGCGCTGATGTACCGGCATCCGGCGATTCACGAGGTCTGTGTGATCGGCGTGAAGGACGAAAAGCGCGGCGAGACCGTGAAGGCGCTGGTGGTGCCGGACGCCGCGCATGCGGGCACGATTACTGCGCAGGAAATCATCGACTGGGCGCATGAGCAGATGGCCGCGTACAAGGCCCCGCGCATCGTCGAGTTCGTGGCGTCGCTGCCGAAGTCGGGCAGCGGCAAAATCTTGTGGCGCACATTGCAAGAACAGGATGCGGCGCGCGTGGCCGGTTCACGAGATTCGTCTGCTTGA
- a CDS encoding VIT1/CCC1 transporter family protein, whose protein sequence is MASRREVERYKANLSDELHSAALYETLAKVEQDGARKQVYSELARSERDHAQVWADKLRANGLDPKGTGQAVKTRLMKGLVRLFGAGFVLPTLAAAEYADRNKYQGQPDAGRMSADEHHHAAMVQALAHGGGDASLAPGARIAAAESWHKGAGSGNDLRAAVLGANDGLVSNFCLIMGVAGAGTGNKAILLTGLAGLIAGACSMALGEWLSVTNARELASTQVAKEAQELEESPEAEEHELALIYRAKGLDAGEAKRVASQMMRDKSKALDTLTREELGLDPAELGGNPWSAAGVSFCLFSVGAIFPVMPFLWTHGYSAIMQCVVLSMLALASIGVFTSLFNGRSAGFSALRQVVIGLIAAAFTFGVGRLLGVSVS, encoded by the coding sequence ATGGCATCCAGACGCGAAGTAGAACGATACAAAGCCAATCTCTCCGATGAACTGCACAGCGCCGCGCTGTACGAAACGCTCGCGAAGGTCGAGCAAGACGGCGCTCGCAAGCAGGTCTACAGCGAGCTTGCCAGATCCGAGCGCGATCATGCGCAAGTCTGGGCCGACAAGCTGAGAGCCAACGGCCTTGATCCGAAAGGCACCGGTCAGGCCGTCAAAACGCGTTTGATGAAAGGACTGGTCCGCCTGTTCGGTGCGGGCTTCGTGCTGCCCACGCTGGCGGCCGCGGAGTACGCCGATCGCAACAAATACCAGGGGCAGCCGGACGCGGGCCGCATGTCGGCCGACGAACATCATCACGCCGCGATGGTGCAGGCGCTGGCTCATGGCGGCGGCGACGCGAGCCTCGCGCCGGGCGCGCGGATCGCCGCGGCTGAATCGTGGCACAAGGGCGCGGGGTCGGGCAACGACTTGCGCGCCGCCGTGCTCGGCGCCAACGACGGCCTCGTCTCGAACTTCTGCCTGATCATGGGCGTGGCCGGCGCGGGCACCGGCAACAAGGCGATTCTGTTGACGGGGCTGGCGGGACTCATCGCCGGCGCGTGTTCGATGGCGCTGGGCGAATGGCTCTCGGTGACCAATGCGCGCGAGCTGGCCAGCACGCAGGTCGCGAAAGAGGCGCAGGAACTCGAAGAATCGCCGGAAGCCGAAGAACACGAACTTGCGCTGATCTATCGCGCCAAGGGTCTCGACGCGGGCGAGGCCAAACGGGTCGCCTCGCAAATGATGCGCGACAAAAGCAAGGCGCTCGACACGCTCACTCGCGAAGAACTCGGACTCGATCCGGCGGAGTTGGGCGGCAATCCATGGTCCGCGGCGGGCGTGTCGTTCTGCCTGTTCTCCGTGGGCGCGATTTTTCCGGTAATGCCGTTTCTGTGGACGCATGGGTATAGCGCGATCATGCAATGCGTGGTGCTCAGCATGCTGGCGCTCGCTTCGATCGGTGTGTTCACGTCGCTTTTCAACGGACGCAGCGCGGGGTTTTCCGCGTTGCGGCAGGTCGTGATCGGACTGATCGCGGCTGCGTTCACGTTCGGGGTGGGGCGGTTGCTGGGCGTGTCGGTGTCGTGA
- a CDS encoding DUF4148 domain-containing protein, producing MKSFAIKQIMLGVAVTAMVAGTIPLAAAQGASDAAMSAAPGMAASSAKPTKAERKEARKQARAKKNAELKKLEDAGYQPSENDPNYPDKLQKAQKKAGVGAGASQ from the coding sequence ATGAAGAGCTTTGCCATCAAACAGATCATGCTCGGCGTTGCCGTTACCGCCATGGTCGCCGGCACCATTCCGCTCGCCGCGGCTCAAGGCGCGAGCGACGCTGCCATGTCGGCTGCGCCCGGTATGGCGGCGAGCAGTGCGAAACCCACCAAAGCCGAGCGCAAAGAGGCCCGCAAGCAAGCCCGAGCCAAGAAGAATGCCGAGTTGAAGAAGCTCGAAGACGCAGGCTATCAGCCGTCCGAGAACGACCCGAACTATCCGGACAAACTGCAGAAAGCGCAGAAGAAGGCCGGCGTCGGAGCAGGCGCGAGCCAGTAG
- a CDS encoding SDR family oxidoreductase, producing MSVKDLFQLDGKVALITGGSRGLGLQMAEALGEMGCRVAITARKADELAEAKTHLQQLGIEVQTVVNDLQRFEGIPGLVDEVLGLHGRIDILVNNAGATWGAPAEDYPDEAWHKVMNLNVNAPFFLAREVGKRSMIPRRAGKIVNIASVAGLKGSPPGMNTIAYNTSKAAAINFTRALAAEWGKYNINVNAICPGFFPSKMTAGLLDKLGETIVAHTPLQRLGGEEDLKGPIVFLASEASRHITGQEFAVDGGAIII from the coding sequence ATGTCTGTGAAGGACCTGTTTCAACTGGACGGCAAAGTGGCACTCATCACCGGCGGCTCGCGCGGCCTCGGTCTGCAAATGGCCGAGGCACTCGGCGAAATGGGCTGCCGCGTCGCCATCACCGCGCGCAAGGCCGATGAACTTGCCGAGGCGAAAACGCATCTGCAACAACTCGGTATCGAAGTGCAAACGGTGGTCAACGATCTGCAGCGCTTCGAAGGCATCCCCGGTCTCGTGGATGAAGTGCTGGGCCTTCACGGCCGCATCGATATTCTCGTCAACAACGCGGGCGCGACATGGGGCGCACCCGCCGAAGATTATCCCGACGAAGCGTGGCACAAGGTCATGAACCTGAACGTCAACGCACCGTTCTTTCTCGCTCGCGAAGTCGGCAAGCGCAGCATGATCCCGCGGCGCGCCGGCAAGATCGTCAATATCGCTTCGGTGGCGGGCTTGAAGGGTTCGCCGCCGGGCATGAACACGATCGCGTACAACACGTCCAAGGCCGCCGCGATCAATTTCACGCGGGCGCTCGCGGCCGAGTGGGGCAAGTACAACATCAACGTCAATGCGATCTGCCCGGGCTTTTTTCCTTCGAAGATGACGGCGGGTCTGCTCGACAAGCTCGGAGAAACGATCGTCGCACATACACCCTTGCAGCGTTTGGGCGGCGAAGAAGATCTCAAAGGTCCGATCGTGTTTCTCGCGAGCGAAGCGTCGCGCCACATCACCGGCCAGGAGTTCGCGGTGGATGGCGGCGCGATCATCATCTGA
- a CDS encoding LysR family transcriptional regulator: MTSSIQPDDLAFFSTLAASGSLTAAARELGLSTAAVSKHLAQMESRAAVSLVNRTTRRMSLTPEGELYLTRARRILSEMDDLAQLLGGSQAAPKGLLRVNATLGFGRSHVAPLISRFVRRFPEVDVQLQLSVDPPPLSDDAFDVCVRFGEPPDARVIARRVASNRRLLCASPRYLAERRAPRSPAELAQHNCIGIRQGGDAYGVWRLTSGRGAAEKTETVRVRGNLTTNDGEIAVKWALDGQGILMRAEWDIAEYLADGRLVHVLPEYRTPGADIYAVYPQQLQMTARVKAFVDMLVETLGVR, translated from the coding sequence ATGACCTCGTCGATCCAGCCGGACGATCTCGCTTTTTTCTCCACACTCGCCGCGAGCGGCAGCCTCACGGCGGCCGCACGCGAACTCGGGCTGAGCACGGCGGCCGTGAGCAAGCATCTGGCGCAGATGGAATCGCGGGCGGCCGTCTCGCTCGTCAACCGCACGACGCGGCGCATGAGCCTCACGCCGGAGGGCGAGCTGTATCTGACGCGCGCGCGGCGCATTCTGAGCGAGATGGACGACCTCGCCCAATTGCTCGGCGGTTCGCAGGCGGCACCGAAAGGCCTGCTGCGCGTGAACGCGACGCTCGGATTCGGCCGCAGCCACGTGGCTCCGCTGATCTCGCGGTTCGTGCGGCGCTTTCCCGAGGTGGATGTGCAGTTGCAGCTTTCGGTCGATCCGCCGCCGCTCAGCGACGACGCCTTCGACGTCTGCGTGCGTTTCGGCGAACCGCCGGATGCCCGAGTGATCGCGCGCCGGGTCGCGTCGAACCGGCGCCTGTTGTGCGCCTCGCCGCGCTATCTTGCCGAGCGGCGCGCGCCGCGCAGTCCGGCGGAACTGGCGCAGCACAATTGCATCGGCATTCGCCAGGGCGGCGACGCTTACGGCGTCTGGCGTCTGACCAGCGGACGCGGCGCCGCGGAAAAAACCGAGACAGTGCGCGTGCGCGGCAACCTGACCACCAACGACGGCGAAATCGCGGTGAAGTGGGCGCTGGACGGCCAAGGCATTCTGATGCGCGCCGAATGGGATATCGCGGAATATCTCGCCGATGGCCGGCTCGTGCACGTCCTGCCCGAGTACCGCACGCCGGGCGCGGATATCTATGCAGTGTACCCGCAGCAGTTACAGATGACGGCGCGGGTCAAGGCGTTCGTCGACATGCTGGTCGAGACGCTCGGCGTGCGTTGA
- a CDS encoding MFS transporter encodes MNNELQARVVRKLTWRILPFVMLLYFVSFLDRVNVGFAAITMNKDLGLTPTMFGLGGGIFFLGYFLFEVPSNLILNKVGARIWIARVMVTWGLVSAASAFVAGPTSFYTLRFLLGVAEAGFFPGIILYLSQWFPARQRAVAAAAFMAAAPLSTAIGSPISGAIMQMPALFGLKDWQWLFVIEAIPAVLLGFVVLKALTDSPDKAKWLAADEKAWLIATLRDERMGRESQAGHAAGALAALRDSRVWIMSMIYFGTSAGLYTLGLWAPLIIRQFGFSALGTGALNAIPSVLAVLGMVVWARHSDRRGERTWHVVIPCVAAAIGLAWAGLADTAVGVVLALVVVNVGISAAKAPLWAMPSTFLSGAGAAAGIAMINSIGNLGGFVGPFAIGWLKSVTGGYAAGLYVVAASLAVSALLTLAVGRRGYRTAHAAQ; translated from the coding sequence ATGAACAATGAACTGCAGGCCCGAGTGGTGCGCAAGCTGACCTGGCGCATCCTGCCTTTTGTGATGCTGCTTTACTTTGTCAGCTTTCTCGACCGGGTGAACGTCGGCTTTGCGGCCATCACCATGAACAAGGATCTCGGCCTCACGCCGACCATGTTCGGGCTCGGCGGCGGCATTTTCTTCCTTGGCTATTTTCTGTTCGAGGTGCCGTCGAATCTCATCCTCAACAAGGTCGGCGCGCGCATCTGGATTGCACGCGTGATGGTGACGTGGGGGCTGGTTTCGGCGGCCTCGGCATTCGTGGCGGGGCCGACTTCGTTCTATACGCTGCGCTTTCTGCTCGGCGTGGCCGAAGCCGGATTTTTTCCCGGCATCATCCTGTATCTGAGCCAGTGGTTTCCCGCCCGCCAGCGCGCCGTCGCGGCCGCCGCGTTCATGGCGGCTGCGCCGCTCTCGACGGCCATCGGCTCGCCGATTTCCGGCGCGATCATGCAGATGCCCGCGTTGTTCGGCCTGAAGGACTGGCAATGGCTGTTCGTCATCGAAGCAATTCCCGCCGTGCTGCTCGGCTTCGTGGTGTTGAAGGCGCTCACCGATTCGCCGGACAAAGCCAAATGGCTCGCCGCCGATGAAAAAGCGTGGCTCATCGCCACCTTGCGCGACGAACGCATGGGACGCGAATCGCAGGCAGGCCATGCCGCCGGCGCGCTCGCCGCACTGCGCGACTCGCGCGTGTGGATCATGTCGATGATCTATTTCGGCACCTCCGCGGGACTCTACACGCTCGGTTTGTGGGCGCCGCTCATCATTCGCCAGTTCGGCTTCAGCGCGCTCGGCACAGGCGCATTGAATGCGATTCCGAGCGTGCTGGCGGTGCTCGGCATGGTGGTGTGGGCGCGTCATTCGGACCGCCGCGGCGAGCGCACGTGGCACGTGGTGATTCCTTGCGTGGCGGCCGCCATCGGGCTCGCCTGGGCCGGTCTCGCGGATACGGCGGTTGGCGTCGTGCTGGCGCTGGTGGTGGTGAATGTCGGCATCAGCGCGGCGAAGGCCCCGCTGTGGGCGATGCCGAGCACGTTTCTCTCGGGCGCCGGGGCCGCCGCCGGCATCGCCATGATCAATTCGATCGGCAACCTGGGCGGCTTCGTCGGACCGTTCGCGATCGGCTGGCTCAAAAGCGTGACGGGCGGATATGCCGCCGGGCTCTATGTGGTGGCGGCGAGTCTCGCGGTTTCGGCTTTGCTCACGTTGGCGGTCGGCCGGCGCGGGTATCGGACAGCGCACGCGGCACAATGA